ggaaattaatttttttttcttctcttaatttttttatggtgtGAATGGCTCCAAAATTCTTCTTGATGGAATAACACCTCTCTTAGATATCAATTCCTTAACAGCACTAGTAAGAGCATCAAGAGACTTCTTCACAAAAAGCAGCAAACGGTTGAGATTTCGTCCAACAAATGATCTATTTGTTGCAACAAATAGGTCATTTGTTGAACGTAAGTAAATCAGTAGCAAATGATTGAGTTTTCGTTCAACAAATGACCTATTTATTGCAACAAATAGGTCATTTGTTGGACGTAAGTAAATCAGTAGCAAATGATGAAGTTTTAGTCATTTGTTAAAACTGAGGTATGATTGTTGTTGCTTAAACTAGAGACAATTAATTAGTCGGAGATGAAAAGTAACACATAACAAACTATATACAAAAGTTTAACTAATCACCAGATTAGGACAAATTAGCAGAAAAATGCATCAGACAGCACCAAAAAATGCACAAATTAGCATAAAAATTGCACTATATCAGCTATCAAAGCTGAAAAAAAATTGCAGCAATTGTCATTCCATCCATGACATTGACAAAGCCAGGCCTACATATACGGAATAGTTAACATCCTGAGAAATTTTCTCTTTGCAGGGCCACACCAACATCATCACATATGAACAATGATATTCTAAAGAGACACTCGTGTCTATTACCAAAAACTTTCATCAACTTTCATCTATATATTGCAACATGCtgttaataaaaaaagaaacaagaactACACCTCAATATCCCATTAAAATAGTAAAGCGAGCTATATAATCCTCAATGTCCATTTTGCCGTGATTGGGTTTCATCCAAGAATCCACCATTattaatatttcatcataatactAAAACGAATGAAATCAATAGataaaacttaaactaaaaagCTCTAAATTTTTAACGAAAAACACCTACAACGATTTGTTCATTCCAGTATTTctttaaaacaaatgaactaaaaatcctatttttttttcaaaaaagtaaagCTTTACCCGCAAATCAATGTTCTCTTGGCTGGTTAGAATAGATGAATAGGCGTCGGAAGTTGAATGTTGTCGGAGAAACTGGTTGGAAGAACGAAGCAACttcaattttgagaaaatattgtTGCAACCGAGAGAGGAGAACCCGTTTGATAAGAAAGTGTTTGAGGAGAGAGAGGGAGTGAAAAGTTTTTTTGTTTAGTGTGTGGGGTTacgttgtttttttttaaaaaaaaaaaagattataagTTTTTGAACATATTAATTGAGTCCCCAATTAACTTAATCAACTATTTAAATTTCCTTGACCTATTTTTGGTCAACATTGTCACCAATACTTAATTCAAGACTTAAAAAATACCTTTCTTTtaagggaaaatttcatatatggcaaacttattagattaaataacattatatgggTATAGTTTACCTAATTACATAATATGGGTATAGTTAAGTTATTAAAGGtgtctttaattttgtatataattttttattattatttatacaattctattttaaaaagttgtttGTAACTGAATCATTAAATATGGTAACAATAAATTAAGATAATGCCACAAATTTAGGGAAACGTCCCTATTTTCAAGCCAAAcgttcaaattcaaaaaaaaaatttcatacagccattgaaacaaaaaaataatttttttttttgctctttGTGAATTTGAAGTTCAGCAATTTTGTCAATCGAATACAGGTAAGTTTTTATTCGATGAAATTTCTTGTTTATTGGTTTTTCCCTTTAGAATTTGTGAATTGTTTTcgattgtttgtttttttaaaaaaaaaatcaaaatatgattttgttaagctgaaaatttgcaatatacaattatatactgTTCATGTAATTGTATATGTGCTTCGcggtatttgtatattttgaatgCGTCAATATTAATATCAGTGTTcataattgtataaattcataaatcatgtgttttatttttgatagaattatatattattgtagaTGTAgtttttgtatattaaaaagaatactAATATAAAAATTCTATGTCATACGATTTATTTTTGGAAGAAGTATACACTATTGTAGATGTAGTGtttgtatattaaaaatactaacagtataaaatttcaataatttgattgtataaaaattgttgtattaattgtatatatgatctcattgaattatttgaaatatatataaatattctttttcttaaatgtaCAGATAATGGGCTCATTAGCTATTTTGGTTATGCATTCTGGAAAATGGGACGATACAAATTGTTACGTTGATTATACTATAGAGGGAGTAGTTTTTAAGGAACAGTCAacgtttcttgatttttatactACTATTGCAAAACAGATTGGTGTTGATATGAATAATAAGACTTTGAAGATTGAGTACAAGGTTGAAGAAAGCAATAAACGAATGGTTATACACAATGACATGGGTGTCAGAGTGTACGTAATGCTAAAAAAGGCCAACATTGATTTTAACAAATTTCCTATTTGTATAACTATTTTGGATTCATGTGATAGACAGATTTCTCAGTGTAAAGAGATGGGGGTGTTGGCAACTGTTGCAGAAAATGATTGTCATGATATGATTGTTGTTGAACCGGAGGATAcaaatgttgcatttttatCGATTGATACAACTTGGGTGATTTCAGACGAATCTAATAAGCATGTTGAGGTTGATCAAGTATACAAGGacaaatcaattttgaaagCAGTCATGGAAAGATATGCGATTAAAGAGAGATTTCAGTATAAAACTACTCGGTCAAATTCAATAAGGTAGTGTGCCTCTCAAATAGTGACTTTTAAACtgtataaatgtttttattgcCTATTGTAAACTAAATTTgtatactatattaaaaattatatgcaGTTACACTCTGGAATGTTTTTCTAAAGGATGTGAATGGTTAATGAAGGCCTCTAATATCAACAAATCTGGAATGTTCAGAATTCGAGCATTCAACCGAAAGCATACATGTCCTTTAAAAGATAGAGTTTATTCGCAAAGACATGTAACTAGCAATTTAATAGGAGGGATTGTGAAACCTAAATTTGTAGATCATAAACGTAAATATACACCAGCTGATATAAGAAAGGATGTTAAGATTGATCTAGGAGTTGATGTTAACTATATGAAGGCTTGGAGGGCCAGGGAGAAAGCATTGAAAGCTTTGAGGGGTACACCAGCTGCATCATATGCAAAGTTACCTGCATATTTGTATATGATGGATATCACTTACCCGGGGTCTCATATACGTATGAAAAAGAGTACGAATAATGAGTTCTTGTATCTATTTGTTGCATTGAATACATTTATCCAAGGATTCAATCATTGTAGACCAGTAGTCGTGGTGGATGGTAGTCATCTGAGAGGTCCATATAATGGTACATTTGTTGCAGCAAGCACGACAGATGGCgcaggtatatatatatatatatatgtaataatgtatatgtataaacgTGAATCTGTTGTATATGTACAtttaatatatgattttgatattattgtaGGACATATATTTCCACTTGCGTATGGTATTATCGATTCAGAAAATGATGCTGCGTGGACTTGGTTTTTTGAGCAACTTAAAGAAGCATACGGTGAGAGGAGTAACATGTGTGTTGTGTCTGATAGAAATGAGAGCATTATAAAGGCTGTTACAAATGTATACAGTAATGCCCCACACTATGCTTGTATGTGGCATTTATGGAATAACGTTCAGAAAAAGTTTAGAAAATCTCATGAGAAGTTATCTGGTGTATTCTATACAATGGCAAAAGCTTGCACAAAGAATGAATTTGATATGTTAATGGATACTGTAGAAAAAGAAGATATAAGAGTGAAAGAGTATTTGGATTTAGCTGGATATGAAAAATGGGCTCTTTGTTATGCACAAGTACATAGAGGATGGCACATGACATCAAATATTGCTGAGAGTATAAATGCAGCACTTGTTTCAGCTAGAGAATTGCCTATTTTTGAATTTCTCGAAGAGGTAAGGCTATTATTTGGAAGGTGGAATCATGACTACAAGAAGGAGGCAACCTGCACATTCACATCATTGATTGGAAAATACCATGACATACTAACAGACAATGAAGCATTGAGCACAAGTATGACGGTAATATTTAAGAATAAGTATATATTTAGGAGTGTTGACAAAATTTAGTTGTATATATTAGTAtgaacatcatttcattaattgTATTTATAAATGAGCAGGTTGTACCGTCAACGGAATATGTGCACAATGTTAATGATGATGGGAGATATTTTGTAGTCTgtctaaaagaaaaaacttgCATCTGTGGAAGATTTCAGTACGAGGAAATACCTTGTGAACATGCTTGGGCGGTATTGAAATGGAAGAGTCTACCACCAGATGAATATTGCTCGGATTTATACAAACCAAAGACAATGTTGAAGACATATAATATGCCTATACATCCTTTACCGGATGTAAAGGCATGGTTGATTCCGAATAGCGTTATTGCTGATGACGTATTACCTCCAAAATTTAAAAGACCTCCTGGCAGGCCAAAGGGTAAGCCTCGGAAAAAAACAGCAAGAGAGTTATCGAGGATTAAGGGGAAAAATACATGTAGCACATGTGGAATGGCAGGTCACAATAGGCGTTCATGTAGAAATAAGCCAAAAGATATTTAAGGCTGATTgttttttcctaattaaatttgatttgaaacTATATGCATTATGACTTAATTGAAATCTTTGTTTTTGTATACTTATATTACTTAAACTACGTCTTAATTTTGTTATGTGTTGTACATTAATGTGTGTGTTGTATGACCTACAAAAGTAAATATTATACTCAATATGcgtaaattaaatttgtatatatacacGCAACATGATAAAATGTTCAACACTAAACAAGTAGAtcgtataaaaataaaactcttTTATCCTATATACAAATAAAACCTTAATCAACATATtgaatatgcatatataattcTTAATAAAAACAATGAATAAGTGCTattatatactatatacaaataaaaacctGAACAACATATATCTTTTGCAATTTgtacatttatatttattccATAAGAtagaatttgtatatatatagcaaTCTAATTGTATGTGCATATACATTTAATAACATACATTGAATATGTGATagtatatactatatacaaataaaaacctgaacaaacatatatatacaaataaaaacctGAACACTAATATAGAGTATATACCTTATACAAAGTAATTAGTGTgactataaaatatatacaaataaaaacctGACCGTATATCTTTTGTTATACAAATTCGTAAATATAAGACAGTtagttttaaaagtaatttttatacaattaaattgtatatgtatatatttatttatatgctactttatacaaaataacacaaaaagatagtgtcatatatttttataacacTAAATTGATAgttcaaaacaaagaaaatgatattacgaattaattaaaaaaaaattatcgtgAAATTGTTAATCTACAACTAATATTAACTGTCAACGCAAAAATCAAAACAATGCTACAACTAAGGTATCAACCTACTGGATTGTAATCCTTTCAGAACTGTTGTTTTGTGTGCGATTCCTGACGGGTTTTAAAGGCGCTTCAATATCACTGACAGCTCCGGCTTGTATCTTTTGATTGCCGTAATTCCACAACAATGCACCGTATCTAAGGCGAATTTCTTCTGGGTCTAAGACTGTTGGAATGTctttcctctcactcaagaacTCCGCGTATGACGCAACATACACTCCACAGTCcctacaaaattatataaaaaaaacagtTCAACTGTTACTATACTACTTAAACTATgttcaataaaatataaatttattgaaatttataaCTTACAAACTAGCAGCTGGTTGTTGGGGAAGGTCTTCCACATATACAATTTCGAATGAATCATATACGGTATGACCTTGATATCGATGGTGGCTTGCAATATCCAGACCTTTCTTTTGATAGAAATCAGACTTTACAAGATACATTGGTATAAGCTGTGCATACTTCTTGATGTGATTGACAACAAATGAGTGGTGAAGAGAATTGTTGATTGAGTCATACACCTTGATGCATCGATCATTGAAAGATATGACAATCAGAATCCAATGTAACCTGCCTTCTAAGTTAACCGGGATGAATACATCATCGACTGTGTGCCATGGTGCATACGCTAGCATCTTGTATccattaatataatcaataatcATCTCGTCTAACACTTCCTTAGAAAGGTCACCTTTTATTCCATAATATGCATTCCAAGCATTTAGAAAAACAGTGTTGAAATTGCAACATAGATTTGTGAATTTGTATGTGCTACTGTTGGAGTATTTGGCCTTTTTCCTTATATAGTAGAATAAGACATCTATGTGCTGTGATATAATGAGTAATAatgttataatttatacattatacaatttcatttaattaaaacatttttaataatataaaaacgGAAACATACCGAGTTATCAATCAACTGGCGCTCAAACCCGATATTGTAGAACCAATTCTTGTTGTCAATTGTCGCTACACCAAAATTAAACAATTGTGGTAATATTGCCTTTCCTTTCTTGTAGCGATCCTCCGCATAGTTCCTATTATACATAATACAAAATAACTACAcaaaacaaacaataaaaaatgcaagtgtataaaaaaaaagttacttttTGTAATGCTTGACGAGTAAGTCTTCTTTCAGCCATatccaaaaatttgaaaacaaatCAGACTCTTCCTTATCAGACAATGAAACAAATGGATGTTTCATGTAAAACACAACTGGCTGTCGGGACGAACTACCTGAAAagatatgtatataaatatttacatcATGCAAACAATATGCTTATTTATGAAAATGTAAACATAAATAATTGTTGCTTACCAGCATCCGAACCAAACGAAGTCATGTACGGAGATATGTTGAATGGACCTGGACGTCTATGCCTAACAGCTGGCATGGGTGTTACTTCAGCTTCAACTTGTTTTTGTAATACAATGTTTTGCAGTGTGTTCACGCTTGGAAGAAGATGGTCTGGCAATTCATCCTGTGATTCAGTTACAACTGTTTCCTGATTTGAATCAGGCATGTATACCATTTGTATAGGCGCTGCAACTATAATAGACTCCTCTGCTTCTGCAATACGCTCGTGAGATGCAGCattgtatatgttatatattaCCCGACTGTTTGAGCTACTTTCAGTTTCCCTTTTGGCATTTTGCTGGGCATCCACATTAGCATACAACACTAATTGATCTTGTGAGGCAGTGCCACTTACATCATTCAAATTATCACCCAAAACAACATGATCCAAGAGTGGGGAATTCTGGTTTAGTTCTTGCAAGTTATCTCCCagcttaaaaagaaaataataacttaaatatctaacaaattgattataaaccattatattaaattttaaaatgtatataatCATTTACGGATACCTCACGATCTTTTAATGCACTTTGATGACCTATCGGGTTTTTTTGTGCACCTAACTGTGAAGACTTGGTATTTAACTGATGAACACGAGTGATATGCGTTTCTTGCATAACATCTTCAAATGTAGCCTGATTATAATGTaaacaatataagaaaatatgttgtagtatattcagtataaaaataagtaatatgCTGATGTATAATTTGAGCTATACTAGTATAtagttcttaattatttaatttcaatatgTCTGTAAACTGAATTTACGTATATACAATTTGTTTCATTTCAAAAAGTGTATAAAACTGaattaatgtataaataaagCAAAATAATACCTCTTGTTCTGTCACATTTGCAGATTGACTTTGGGGTTCATGTGGAGTGTATGTGGGCTTGTGATGAACATCTCCAATGGGTGATTCTTGATCATCATCGACGACATTACCctggaacaaaaatatataactgTATTCATAAGTATAAAGtatattgtatataaataattaaaacaaaaaatttatacatgTGATACCTTGGAATTCATGGCTTCCAACACTGTTTTGAATTTGTCTTCA
The nucleotide sequence above comes from Solanum pennellii chromosome 9, SPENNV200. Encoded proteins:
- the LOC107029705 gene encoding uncharacterized protein LOC107029705; its protein translation is MNESSTSLRITRGSPLHVNVVDILPSFSMGLTQEFGVNVGSLGKSKQLIQEQTMEELRSKKKNDPMAVQQVIKNANARGIKIVQGTRKRKAVIIESEENDSEVVGSEELHNHEEVRYICNNREKRTIHMQCYTQINTLNELQNKLPPKQYNRICASSCFAQLTAMRRCHVQAQLFRCIMLRELEGSSVNAILFYINGTTLRFTIREFAIISGLNCSDNGADFNFDTDQPNRIIDEYFPGNSPVTKARLAEAFKAKVWGDNQEDAYKFGILYYIHEFIMSAEPTTTTIDRLDFDLVETGRFMDYPWGRKAFNELAKSINNKIKPCGQYYRIQGFPLPMQVWFYECCSYVDDKIAVKVSSHIPRIINWVTKNDHPRFDYFMKTIFNDADNPIKFRNIEPTAMEIKILKLPQSTEQSISQGLQTDHNKVTDPDDDFQNPPSITSRKGKEKVIECSSPIRKKKKQSVTVISSTKAVKTYTRRSMARKATRSQSININSVAKHSDAGTSHNNENVEQKSVQDRTQMGQIKKSTSITISRDEFEAFKKSVKDEFADLRKMLEDKFKTVLEAMNSKGNVVDDDQESPIGDVHHKPTYTPHEPQSQSANVTEQEATFEDVMQETHITRVHQLNTKSSQLGAQKNPIGHQSALKDRELGDNLQELNQNSPLLDHVVLGDNLNDVSGTASQDQLVLYANVDAQQNAKRETESSSNSRVIYNIYNAASHERIAEAEESIIVAAPIQMVYMPDSNQETVVTESQDELPDHLLPSVNTLQNIVLQKQVEAEVTPMPAVRHRRPGPFNISPYMTSFGSDAGSSSRQPVVFYMKHPFVSLSDKEESDLFSNFWIWLKEDLLVKHYKKNYAEDRYKKGKAILPQLFNFGVATIDNKNWFYNIGFERQLIDNSHIDVLFYYIRKKAKYSNSSTYKFTNLCCNFNTVFLNAWNAYYGIKGDLSKEVLDEMIIDYINGYKMLAYAPWHTVDDVFIPVNLEGRLHWILIVISFNDRCIKVYDSINNSLHHSFVVNHIKKYAQLIPMYLVKSDFYQKKGLDIASHHRYQGHTVYDSFEIVYVEDLPQQPAASLDCGVYVASYAEFLSERKDIPTVLDPEEIRLRYGALLWNYGNQKIQAGAVSDIEAPLKPVRNRTQNNSSERITIQ
- the LOC107030382 gene encoding uncharacterized protein LOC107030382, which gives rise to MGSLAILVMHSGKWDDTNCYVDYTIEGVVFKEQSTFLDFYTTIAKQIGVDMNNKTLKIEYKVEESNKRMVIHNDMGVRVYVMLKKANIDFNKFPICITILDSCDRQISQCKEMGVLATVAENDCHDMIVVEPEDTNVAFLSIDTTWVISDESNKHVEVDQVYKDKSILKAVMERYAIKERFQYKTTRSNSISYTLECFSKGCEWLMKASNINKSGMFRIRAFNRKHTCPLKDRVYSQRHVTSNLIGGIVKPKFVDHKRKYTPADIRKDVKIDLGVDVNYMKAWRAREKALKALRGTPAASYAKLPAYLYMMDITYPGSHIRMKKSTNNEFLYLFVALNTFIQGFNHCRPVVVVDGSHLRGPYNGTFVAASTTDGAVSDRNESIIKAVTNVYSNAPHYACMWHLWNNVQKKFRKSHEKLSGVFYTMAKACTKNEFDMLMDTVEKEDIRVKEYLDLAGYEKWALCYAQVHRGWHMTSNIAESINAALVSARELPIFEFLEEVRLLFGRWNHDYKKEATCTFTSLIGKYHDILTDNEALSTSMTVVPSTEYVHNVNDDGRYFVVCLKEKTCICGRFQYEEIPCEHAWAVLKWKSLPPDEYCSDLYKPKTMLKTYNMPIHPLPDVKAWLIPNSVIADDVLPPKFKRPPGRPKGKPRKKTARELSRIKGKNTCSTCGMAGHNRRSCRNKPKDI